A stretch of DNA from Danio rerio strain Tuebingen ecotype United States chromosome 10, GRCz12tu, whole genome shotgun sequence:
gtactacatccgccatttcgTCATGATCACGTGaactacctgcgtcagttgtgtcgctccactcctattcatgaattcttCTCCCAGGGCGTCAAGAGCAAGCGTAGCATTCATttgatgtgcacttcagaatctcgctggaagaaGTATGTCATTTGGGTACTTCttacatactgattttcaaagtatgaattcggacatactacttggctcacatactgtttttagcgtactgtatagtatggaagtatgcgctTTTGGATGCAGCCTTACACTGTTACAACATTTTCGATCAAATCATTGCACTCTTAATGAATGTTAGCCACTTCTTTAAATTTATCATACCAAATCTCCATAGATAtctacattagatgttgcctaagCTGTTGTTGTCTGTTGGAAAAAAATGTGTCAATAGaaccgccattttagtacagggtagcgctcctttaaaatggccatccagagccagagatatacacacataaaATCATATATCTATGATCAAGAGATTTCCCGGTGGTCAGgaggcaaatatttttttaaactacaaaaattttaattttacaacagttttctacatcgatggataaGTGATCGTACAGTCATTGCTGACAAAGAGCGTGTTTGTgtgttaaataatatatattatcctCCCTCTCTGATAAGATTGATCTAATcagtgtcctgaaacacacatcCTCTCCAGCTTTTACTTCTTATTCTAATAGAGGGagtgatttgtttgtgaatgaatccccatTATAAAAGACTCGTTCACTTAGCTGCCAATAATACGAGTTTCTGGCAccacagcatcttgttgtcatatttaatttacagtacattgtttgcttatttaggTGCTACTAGTCGGTGCAACTTTGCCAAATGGTCAGttcagtaagtgactgtattatcatcagtaatgttacttgttgagcacaaaagttcgtaacatacaaaaaacttaaactaaatctgactatgaaatgttctgcttctgtgcattgttttctttgtttgctcattactacatcTATACAGCGCTAAAAGTTCAGCATCTTcactggctttagtcttgactagtgtggttgaatgacatttgtcttgGGAGCAttgtacaaatgtggcggtgcTATTGACGCATACTCAGGGTCCGTAAGCAATATCTAGTCCATATAGCTATGCCAAACCCCAACAGTGTAAATAGTTATGTAGTTTTGGAAATGTTTATCTACAGATTTCATgctaataaaattttaattgacTTCCTAACCTCAGACGTGACCTACACTCCCAATACTTCCTTTGAAGCATAACAGCTTTCATTGTCTCAAAATCCAAAGTATCTTAAGTTTCCTACTCTTGTTTTAAACCGGAATCCATCAGAAGAAAGCCAACACCTCTTAGCCTCGTGGAAAAACCTGAACTTTGACCTCTCTATGCTGCATTTAGAATGTACATTCACTACTGGTGCATTCAGTTGAGACAGACACTGCCTTGTTGACTTAGAGCATACTTTAGCAAGAGggaaatatatattcatatcaaTCATTATGACAAGCATAGCACAATCTATTATGAGCACTGAATCATCTTTAGGTGTTGTCTTCTTGTTTATAAACATTTAGGCGGCTAACTTTCCATCACACGTCAGGTGAACGCTGCTTCATATTAATGCTTTAGAATCATAATACATCCAACTAGTTTTCCTCTAAGGTCATATTGCATCTTAGCAAGTTGTCTAAGAGCATAAAGTTGTGCTGGTGGGAAACATCTGCTGcagacaaaaatgtaaataaattatataatcatTACCTGATTAATTGCAACAACTCGATGAGATCACCCTAAGCAAACAGCTTTCATGCTGTAAACCTTTGGTAAGCACAATTTTTTCCATGTGTTGTGGTGGACTGTGTGTTGTGGTGATGACTGCGATAAGCTGTTCTAACTGAATGTTTACAAGAACACAAAACAAACCATTTGCTCATTCGCTGTCTATTCTGAGAGTCTGTCTTTTGTCTTTCTATTAGTTTAGACACTAAATGAATGTGCAGTTGCGTGTGGtcagaaattaaaaactgtttatatTTCAGAGTCCCGATATAGAGTGGgaaaactgaaaatataaacaatatttgacttaATGTATCATTTCAAAAAGACGTGATAGCACTAAAGATTTTTGGCTAAATAACATGAGTGGTGCTTTTCCATCATAATAATTAATGTCACAATGCTTATGTGTAGCAATTTTTCTTTGTGGTTGCTAGGTTAATGCAGCGATTTCAGCAACTGCCCTCATTACCACTAAAAATCTGTTGgaatttcttttcttctgttaaaactaAATATATCTAATTGCAGCTAAAGCTAATGGCATCTTAGATAAAGAAACACATTCAttacatcagtgtttctcaaccacgttcctaaaGGAGCACCAGTtcagcacattttccatgtctctttaaccaaacacacacctgattcagatcatcagctcattagcattgACTGAAAGTCCTGTAATGGGGGTAACAaagaaaggagacatccaaaacatactgtgttggtgggcctccaggaatgtggttgagaaacactgcattacatGAAGTGTTTTGTGCTTTTACTAAAGGTCATAGAGCTAAACAGTCTTTGAATGGCTTTTCTTAACTATTTCACAAGCCATTACACTCAGCTAAACTGCACTTAAAGGCTATCGCTAATGTTATCATTACCCATAACACATTTCCAGTGTAATGGGGTGTATTTTTACACATAAATACCAAGCTAATATGATCTTTACATAGTAAAAATGGGGTAAACTTCTTCTAAATCTTTGAGAAAGTTCTTTATGAGGTGATGTTTGCTGGGTGGAGCACACACTGGCTAGCTGTGTTGACACCCAGGAAAGGTAAATAAAAGCAGGCAAACACACTTTTAAACATAGTTGTTTGTATGTATATGACAGAAAAACTCTTATTTAGCAGTTTTGCAGCTTTAGGAAAGGATAATATTTGTGGAAGTGTTTCGTAATGCGTACTGGTACACGATGTGCTAGAAATTCAGACTTTGGCTTTTAAGCTACTCTTTGTCAAATTCattaatagagtggaggaactatgacgtcaatttgtatgcaaaaacccagaaGCGAGTTCACATTTTAGCAGTTCTGGTTCCCTCgccccaaagtcaatgggtttttttaatacattcagtaaagtcacttaaatacggttcgtggcaaacacaaactgaagatactttcacattttattctacgacataaaacataTCAGTTACATCccactcttgattttttaaatcggttacgcttctttaaaaagacggttgctactGCTATCAAGTTACTAAATGGAACTACAGGCATTATATGTCGGAGTCATTATACGTCATCGAACTAAtttggtctggagcgcagctcgcttgcgtTGGGCAAttgcatttgtttgtatttaagtattttcatgaatatttTCATgaatatagtttgtagtatttttctaattgggaattcattttgtgtgtagataattccatcacttgtgaaggctgtcaacacagattaatttgttgatcatttattttaattaaacgatattatgaagaaactgcttaccagtgcagcctgtttctttcctgctctctgtaatgcaaacgtgtgaataaatgggtaaaaatacacacatattctgtcattttaacgtgatcaagtgattttttgtcatttttttttcatttgaacacatttaactttttcataactgcaatatttacactcctccttaAATTTAAAGCAAATGTGACTGCACGGGCTGCTTTTCACTGTACTTTGTGACATaaaaagaatattgaatgttgttctcGATCCATCATTGaacaggcatttgatagacttgtcccttaatcacgcctcatttctgtcatctgttaaggtaagcgggctgtgtgcacgcgagcgatacacacTATCATAAGAACTGGCTagtgataatactatgtaggcacatttatacataaaGTTTAAAAACTTTTACAACATCCATAAAGCAAAactgtaatgtatttatttgttcataataTATAGCgtgcattataatataataaacagagattaACTCCTTGTCATGaagcatatttctaaaaataagctagaAAAGTTGTCTGTAGAAGGGTGGTGCTAACGTCACAGGCGAGTGTCCTGAaggcactgtagtccgtttatagcctaatgttagcttttcagttcttgtgtttgcatttaagatctaaAAGTGCTCAAAATTGTATTTTCGGGTGAGGATTATCCctctggacaaaacgtgtaattataatgaacagtgtttgaacacagagcttattatttgcaatcttcaaaAAGCCGATAgaaaaatcctatagggattttgtCGAGGGAAGTAGTTTGTAGTGATAGTAGTTTCTTTACtctattttcttttcggcttagtccctttattaatctggggtcgccacagcggaatgaaccatcaacttatccagcatatgttttacacagtggatgcccttccagctgcaacccatcactgggaaaaatccatacacactcattcacacacatacactacggatagtttagcctacccaattcacctaaagtctttggacttgtgggggaaaccggagcacctggaggaaaccaacatgaaaacggggagaacatgcaaactccacacagaaatgccaactgacccagccgagactcgaaccagctaccttcttgctgtgaggtgacagcgctatcAACTGCACCACCACGCCTCCCTCTTTGTCATATCTGACATCAAATTGTCcatgaatgagaaaaaaaatgtacaaaatgacAGGCTCTTGCTTTCAGAAACATTGGCGCTGGAAGACTGCCTGAGGAATTTGAGTGTCTGTCTAAGTTTAGTTCACCCTGGCATGCTGGTGGTTGAAAATTCACTTATACAAGGTTCACAGAGGAACCTCTGTACCTCAGACTTCTGGTATGTGACTCAGGAAAAATCAGGATTACACCTACCAATAGCTAACAACTTCTCACATTCATTCACAGACCATCGCCTGACTGATGACATCATAGGTAGTTGAGGTGACATTACCTGAtggctattttttttaaaccagtccAGAAAAACAGTGTCTCGGTTTGCTTTCCTCAAATAAAGAATTCACGTTTGATGAGAGGGACTCTCTGTTTTCGAATCATTCCTTCCATTAGTCAGCAATCCCCAAAGAAGGCGCTGGAGGAGAAGGGGAATGTCTTGTGGGAACAGGAAAAGGATTCGGGGGAGACATACAATGTGGTAAAGTCATTAAACCTAAGGGTTGTGGAAATGGAAAAGCACACCATGGGCTCTTTGATCACTCTCATAGGACCGTCTTTAAACCTGGCTGCCATAGCAACAtggcaaatatacaaatattagtTAATAAGACTACCATTTCTGTCTCGCCCTTCTGCATCAATAGGCATGGGGGGCGTGTGGACAGCTGGCATTGccataaaatgaaaactaaacgcTAATAAACTATTCTAGAAACTTTGGAGAGGAATGCGTGGCCTGTGAAAACAGACCTTCACTTCCTTTTTATCCAAGAGGTAAAGCGACAAAGGAATGCTGAGAACGCTAAAGCTACACTTAGAACCGAGTTTCTGGATATGACAAAGTATGTGGCTGTTTCTCTAAGACATATTGGCTTTTGGGAGTACAATTCTGGGCTTCTCTGATGGGAAACCCTGTGGTTTTGATGATACACTGTGGTCTTAAGCACATTGTCATACTTTAAACCTTGCAAAGGCATTTCAAGGGCTAGTCAGGCCTGTTTTAAACCCAGTTACCTCTGAACTCACATATGCCCTGCATTTTAGTAAAATCCCTAGAGAATAATTTAGCATGACTACAATGTTCCATGAGCCTAGGGCAGGGGGGTCAGACTCCAGAACCTGAGGGCTACAGTCatgcacagtttagcttcaaccttAATTAAGCATGCTTGATCAAACTAAGGATGTCCGTCAGGCTTGTTGGAAACCTGCAGGTAAGTATTCTGAAGAAAGGTTGAAAATAAGCAGAGCTGCAGAGTTTAACACCCCTGGCCTAGAGTGGGTTGGCTTACCTCAACATTGTTGTTCATGATATTGATGAACCTGTGACCAGGAATTCGCTTTTGATTGCAAATCACCCCGACATCCTCACTGTGCCTGCAGTCCGACACACCAAAGCCATTGGAGGGGCATGCAGCTAAAGAGTTTTCTCTGCCTGTGCAGTGGACATTGTCGAGCCAGATGCGACCTGGGGAACAAAGAACAATTGTTGGTTTTGTCAATCACCAGCAGATGGTGGCTTTTTAATGGTATGACTACTACTACCAGGCTCACATAAAGAAAAAGTTTACTCCCAACTGCTTTCCAGTTGAATTACATTATAGTTTCTACCATAAAGGAAACAAGATGTCTAGCTCAGTGGACTGAACAGACTACATTTATGGGAGAAGTTTGTCATGCCTACCTTCGCAGGTAGTTTGACGCTATTTACCAGCAAAAGCAAATTGTCCTGGAAACTTCACTCATTTCAAACTTCAGATTATAAGATTACATTCTTCTTTTTCACTTGAAGTATACTGTATATTAGGGCTTTAACTGTACCTTATATAATTATAAACTTGTATGACATTTGTAAAAGATTAGTTTCAGAAGAATATTATTTAAATCACACCTGAATAACTGATaatacttacttactcccagggcaaatttgatatttagctgcaccatactggtgtttcataacatcaaATATTTAcaaggtgggtcgttagcccatacctgccaacactcaaaTTTTTTCCCATTACATTCATTTCAGACCTATCTACCGCCACCCTACCGTTTagttatttctcctggaaaactaCTGTATTTCAGCACCAATCCGCCTCCCCCACATACGCTTTtgagctttttggtacagtctgaaACACTCTTGGGTCGCCAACGCAAACTGAAAGAACACCGGTTCTCAACAGAGCTTTTCAGACACCTCACTTAAAAATTCTGATTCATTTCAAGGCTCAAAAGTGCTAGTTTCCATTATTCTTGTATACTAATTCTGattaaaaaatgcagatttaaagCAAATGGTgacataatttttaatttatatcatcattgttttttaaattcaagTTACCAATGACAAACACTTCCCAAATGTTCTCTTTCGATGCATTACATTCTTCATATGATTTTGCTAACTCTGTGGAAATGAGGATAAGAGTGGAATAACCAGTGGTTATTCTTCCATTGGGCTCAGTCATAACCACCCACTGAACAGTAGAGTTTGATTTACAATCTTTAGACAGATTTATTGAGACAAATCagcatgtttctataataaagaGACAGAAAGATGACATTATGTCTGCTCTTGACTTTCAATCTTATTTCCATACTTTTTTCCTAAAGGTAACAACAGTCTGATGGCTATCATTTACCCCTAATGACTAAAACATGATGGATTACCAATGTAATCCAAGAACATATGTACATAGTGGATCTTCAATAAGCTTTTGGCCTACCTTCTCCTTGTCCAAACTTTGCAGACGGAGACCAAGCGACAGCGCCCAAGAAGCCAAGTTGCCTGCATGCCACGTGAGCGGCTTCAATCGAGAAGTCATCATCACACACAGTTCCCCATTCATTGTTGTAGAAGACCTCCAGACGACCCTCGTAATGCTTGCGTTTGTCACCGGCTAGACGGAGTTCAATCTTGGGTTGCTGGAGTTCAGATTGGGCCTGAGCTAGAACCAACAGACTGAAGATGCACAATGCAGAAGACACCGCCATGGCTAAACGTCAACCTGCAAGGCCCAAAATAgaattaaataacataaatgaaTCAATCTAATtcttttaaatactttaataattaattcattatgatCATACAAAACTATTTAGGGGAAATCCTTTGAAATCTGTTCTTTAAAAAGAGGTAAAGTTGTTCACTAATGCAGATTTGTATAACCGTGCTGAACTCTGTCGTTCATGTCAGTTCACCCTAAGGCTATAGCTGATGATTGTGGTGTACTTTATCCATCACTCACACTAATCTGTCAGTGAAAGGGTTTTTGTAGAAACAAGCCCTGTAATTGAGAGGTAATCGATGTCTTAACAAATTGTTCCATGTCCATGTTTGCTGCATTAAAAAGCAGCACTAAAGTAATTCTGACTCCAAGAAAAGGATAGCCCAGCTTTCAAACATGATGAATGGCAGCCAACATGTTTCTAAAAAGCTGCTATATTATTATGCAGAGTGGGTTTGCACAGAAGTAGTACAGTAGTACTTTCAGCTATGCAGGTTTTGTTCATAAACATTTATGTACTCGTGATTTGATGCTTAGATTAGTTGCTCGTTCAGCAAACTTCTAAAGATTAGTTGTTGGAGTCCAGTAAGATTAGTTTAAGATTAGTTGTTGGAGTTCTCCTCATCTGTCTGCAGTTATTTATAGGTAACATTATATCCAATTTCCTGACTCAGAAAATCCCTTTCTCAAAGGAATTCCTAAATAAATCACTTGGAGCTGCCTGGTCGAtgagtcattttattaatttgaggaGGCTAAAGCATGATGTCATAACCACTGTACAACCAATGCAAACTCATCAAAACCTCAAAGTTAGAGAGCAAGCTTTAGATCATTTGACTTGGTGGCTCCTCTGTATTTATAACAGCTTTGTTAAATTTTGTTTACCCTATGTTTGCACTATTTATTTATACCATGTTTATCACGGCTTTATATTACCactgtgtttgatttgttttattgtatagTTTCATTTAATGTACATAAATTGTCTTGTTTGATTATTCAGAGGCAATGCAGCTTATATGTACACTACATATACTgaagcattttttaattattatattaaattatttaaatattaaaaatataaaaataaataacggAAATCATTACTCCATCAAATTTCATAaccttttcaatatttttttaaacaaaacacaattcaattataaatgtttaaatactcaACATTTGATTATGCTATTCAGAGGCAATGAAGCTTATATGTACACTATATGGCCtgaagcatttattaaatattaaataaattatttaaatattcaaaaaagctcaACGTTAAGAAAAACAtatctgaaaaaaataacaaGGTAGAAAGGATTATAGCATTGTTTGATTTGaggttaaagcatttgtaaacaACATCACTTATAGGCTTTTTGAAAAACACATGGTCTAGCAAACCAAATTGTTGTTTATTATGTCACAACTTATTAACTTGaggtatatttgtatttttgatgCAACATATGACTACAACCtaaagacattttaggtcagCCCAAATGTTTAAATATTGTATGAAACTACCATGATGAGAATCGTTTCTCCATCAAATATCATGagaaatcttctcttcattaaagaCACCAAAATCAGCATTTCAAGACTTTTCAAACAGAAAACGGTTCAATTATAATGAGTTAAACTCTAAACATAATTTCTGACTGCTTGAACTTACCTCTGAAGAAAACTTTGTTCTCGTGAAGAAACTTCGTGAATGTCCACAGCTGGATGCAGGAGCGCTGGTTCTGTCTGAATCCTGCAGCACTTTTAAACGTGTTCTCGCGCTTCATCGCCTCCCACCAGACCTGCAACCTGAAACCCCCATCGGTGTTATGAAAGTTACAGACGCCCCACGTGTGTCTGTGCCCGTGACCGACGTCACACAGAGGATACCCTGAATATCCGTTGCTCTGCGTGAGGATCCTCATGCACCAGTAATGCTCGCTTTTCCATATTAAGGGAAACAAACTGTTGGAGACAGACAGACGCTCAGAAAGACGTTGAGGAGTCCAGAAGATATGCAGACGGCGACGGAGAGAAAAACATgcagacagaaagatagagaCATAGACAAGATAGACTGACAGACATAAAACAGAGACAGGAAGACAAGACAATTAGCATGCagaaacagaaagacagacagacagacaaattagatagatagatagatagatagatagatagatagatagatagatagatagatagatagatagatagatagatagatagatagatagatagatagatagatagatagatagatagatagatagatagatagatagattcccTAGTATACTGTCTACCACAGTGACCCTTTGTCTGTGTTTATATGTTAAACCATTTGGTTTGAAATGggcacattttttatttcttacattGTTCACTCAAGTTTAAATGATTATGATATTTGGATTCTattcttttattttgacattttattgtaGATTTATATTCATTCTTCTATTTCAAGGTTTGGCAATATTGTATCATATTCAATATATCAATATTAAATATTCAGTATTATAATCAATATtgagtcagacagacagacggacggacggatcgatggatggatgtgtgTCTCTGCCCATAACAATGACACGTCACACAGAGGATACCCCCAAGAGCCGCTGTGCTATGTGAGGATCCTCATGCACCAGTAATGCTCGCTTTTCCATATTACGGGAAACAAACTGTTGGAGACAGACAGACGCTCAGATAGACGTTGAGGAGTCCAGAAGATCTGCCGATGGAGAGACAAACAtgcagacagaaagatagatacatagacaagatagatagatagatagatagatagatagacagacagacagacagacagacagacagacagacagacagacagacagacagacagacagacagacagacagacagacagacagacagatagatagatagatagatagatagatagatagatagatagatagatagatagatagatagatagatgtcaGTCAGAAAGATAGCTAGACAGATAGATGAACAGTCAGACAGATAGACAAATGTACACTGGTCATTactttattgatttgtttagCAGATGCTCATTTGAGCTCATATACaacacaaaaacagacaaacacacaaccTATGCAGTGTTTATTAACCAGTATTTGTCCAACAGCAAGAACACACACAGATTATTCTGCCGCCTCGTAGACAAAAGCTCATCTATCAGTTACATTACAGCTTCACTCCATCAGAGGAGGGCTTAATTCTCTCAGTTTGTGTTTTGGGTTTAGAGTGAGCTGAGGGTCAGAGGGATCAGCAGGACGGTCAGCAGCAGGATGGGGCTGGAGCTCAGGCTCAGGGCGCTGCCGGGCTCCCCGTGGCTGTGGGAGCGATGAGGGCCGTTGCAGTCGTCATTATAGCAGCACTCCAGCTTCATCTCTCCATTGCTCATGTGAGACTTGTCACAGAACGACTTATAAGCGCATGACTTCATTACAGAGTCTGCGGAGGAGAAACACGTAGAGGATTTAGAAATACACAACACATC
This window harbors:
- the si:ch211-113d22.2 gene encoding uncharacterized protein si:ch211-113d22.2 isoform X1 produces the protein MKTLLAMLVLLAAVIHTVFCCPACEGDGLKCYSCVASNSDECFRQGSTVCPAHADACSTITSHNSVMKSCAYKSFCDKSHMSNGEMKLECCYNDDCNGPHRSHSHGEPGSALSLSSSPILLLTVLLIPLTLSSL
- the si:ch211-113d22.2 gene encoding uncharacterized protein si:ch211-113d22.2 isoform X2, encoding MKTLLAMLVLLAAVIHSDGLKCYSCVASNSDECFRQGSTVCPAHADACSTITSHNSVMKSCAYKSFCDKSHMSNGEMKLECCYNDDCNGPHRSHSHGEPGSALSLSSSPILLLTVLLIPLTLSSL